The sequence below is a genomic window from Ipomoea triloba cultivar NCNSP0323 chromosome 10, ASM357664v1.
GACTAAACTTAGATTAATATCAGATTCAGAAGATGCAGTCTTTATATTACGTATTGAAAACAGAAAAGGCGCAGACTTATTCTATAGCCTGTCTCTTCACTGTGATGTTTACAGTTTCCTTAAATGAttgtctttttttcttcttttttttttttccttgtcatGCTTGTTACTTAATATAGTTCATTTTAACTTCTACAGGTTTTTCTTTGCTTTGGAAATTCAGTGGCTTCAACTCGCTTCTTGTTGCAAGATGAGTTCAACATACAAACAACACAATGTGATAACTGCATTATTGTACTTTCTCTATCCCCTCTCTGCACATGAAGCAGTGTATTCACCAATACACATGCATTCCAATTCTTTATTGCCAGTACCTTATACATGTGAGTATGCAATACTCTTTTGATAAAATATGGTTTCTTCTTGCAGGGTTTCATGTTCTGTCTCCAACAACTTGCTTGCATATTCTCCATAATTGCAATGATTGTTGGAAGTGAGGAGATCCAGGAGGCGTCCCAATTACTCTCTTGCTTGTCTGATATGGTCTACTGCACGTAAGcttcttttcttcttatttACCTGTGTTGTACCATATGAACATACCTTTTACTAATCGCACTTCTTTTGTTGCAGGGTTTGTGCCTGTATGCAGGTAAGCTAGGATGTACCCAGTTTACTGCTTAAATATATGATTAGCTAAGAccgttataatttttttctattttatatttcatgCTTCAATAGTGATGCTTAATGTACAAGTTTTGTTGAATTGCTATCTCAATCTGGGTTCACTCACATGGATGCTAATCTTGATGAATGTGGTAGACGCAACACAAGGTTGAGATGGACAAGAGAGACGGGAAATTTGGTCCTCAACCGATGTCAGTTCCTCCAGTTCAGCAAATGTCGCGGCTTGATCAGCCGTACCCACCCAACGTTGGATATCCTGCTCCAGCATATGGTCAGCCTTATGCTCAACCACCACCTCAAGCTCAGGGTTATCCAGCTTCTGGCTATCCACCTGCTGGCTATCCTCCTGCTGGTTATCCCCCAGCTGGTTATCCACCGGCTGGCTATCCAAAGTAATTATTTTGGCCAATCTGGGTTGGAAATATACCTTCATATCTGTCGTCAGACAGTTGTAAGTCATCTAGATTACAATCTCGGAACATTAAAATGTATTGAAcaagttctcaaaaaaaaaaaaaatgtattgaaCAATGTGGGTGGTGAGTTTTTGTGTAGATTCCTATCTCCGAACATGTTTATGTGGGTTTTGTAATTTGTACTGGACATATACAACTAATTAATGTGTGATTCAGTGATTGTTTGCGAGTATTCTTTCCAAGTACTCAAGGGTTGCACTGCGGATGCGCGTTTGGTCTTCCTGCCTCATCACGTACTGCCATTAACCACATAAGATCTCATTGTCCTTCTCTGCCATCTTTTGTTCCCACATATTTTACTTGGCTTtctatatcttcttttttttttttttttttttttttaaaataaaaataaaaattaataaacatcaATTTGAAATATAATGGCTTTCAAGAGCAGCTGACAGGGTTCATGAaccttgaaagttgaaattatggttttcaaaaaaaatacttacCCTCAAGTGTTGACTTTTTATGGTGTTTTACTACATTCACTTTTAAAATAGGGACGAGTATACTGTGAAATTGTCTTACGGCGGGTTTCAATCTATGAGACGGGTCAGATCTAATAAAAATGTGTTAcaacaaaattgaaataaataatttacaagaaattaaagtaatgaCATAACTAGCATAAGTACTTTGTAGCAAAACACTAATAGACAATTTGCAAGAAATTAAGTAATAACATAATtgtaatcaatactttaaattttatatataatactttataacatAAATGTAGTAAGttaactataatatataatttgcaGAAAATAAAGTATCATGACATAATAGAATTATagatatatgaacagatactacaatgtaatagagtcagtaacactaaaaaaaaaatagaagtatagatataaCCAATATTTTaagccttatatataatacattataacaaaaCTGTAATAGACCGTttgcaaaaataatattactaaacgACTCATATATCATAAGATCCAAATTCTCCTACTCTAACCTGTCTCATGATTGAAACTTGTGAGACAATCTCACATGAGAATTTACCTtaaataggaaataattatgtttaaatatagttgtatttcttgtaaaaaaaatagGGTTACTTTACATATCTAATTACGAGTTTattaatgaatattttctaATCAGAAATAATTACAGagtatataaagtataaacagTGAAGAGCACTCAATTATGTAAGAATAACATGACTAAGACAATTTACCTTAAATTATTCTGAGTTGGAATTATCTCATTTAAAAATGGAAGATTTCACGCTTAGTTAAGAGTCAAAGATATGATTgacatattaatctatactttAATCTATATATTGAAGTTTTTGAGATCGGCTCAAGTGCTAAACATGAGAAAAAGGTAAACATGTGCAACAAGGAGAAGAACTGGGCgaagaaattgaaaaataaagaattaaaccAATCCCAGGATTTCAGAATGCAAGAAGTAGGAGCGTTGTTTTGAGTGGGATTATTGGCATTTTACGACAATATCATTAATGTTCGTAAAGCTTAATTGGCTTCAATTCTGAGCTTGCAAGCGAAGAAGTTGacttttcataaaaaaaaattttcaaatattatttttctttggtCAAACGTCAATGATGTCTCTTGTCTTGATGGGTAGAAtggtggaagaagaaaaaagaaaaaaaaggtaaagatgagccaaagagaaaatagagaaacataaaaattaattgatgtATTATATGGTAGTGTAAAACATCAAATTGCTTTATTCTATGGTAGTGTAAAATATCAAATTGCTTTACTCTATGGTAGTGTAAAATATCAAATTGCTCTTGAAGGCTGAGTGAGTGGGTGAATTGTGATTTTCATATTTGATATGTTGGTGAGTTTATCACTTTATCGCATAGAATTTGGTTTATTTCTTATATGTGGtttgtgaaaaaaataaatgtaatatatataggaGAAAGGTTCAAATAAGAATATTGTTCTTACGTAAGGTCTAATTACAATCGTTCTTCAATGATTGCGagtgttaattttaaaaaaaaagttaaattatataattatttcaaacttttaagtttgtaatatttataaaattgatttatctattttctctttattttccatcCATCTTCAACTATTGATTTATCCAaatgactttgtggtcaagtagCATATACAGATGTACAGACTCTTCCAAATGGGAGTTAATGAGATTGAGCTTCTAGCGATAttcactctttgtgcttcaacaggttgagaaagtatagatgaaccgATACTACAATAAAAtggagttagtagtactcaaaaataaaaaatataaaaatgatgcaatgtattttttttttttttgaagataatgCTAAAgtattctatattcacaaatttatgCTCACTAGTATCCAACATTGTTTCCATCCTGAGAAATGCATTTCCAAATTTTGCTTATttgagttttttaaaaaattgggttggaattttaaaaaaaaataatttgtgcCGGAAACACATTTCCAACCTAAGAAAagagttttcaaaattttaccttcaaaatatatatatatatatatatatatatatatatttcaaaattttgattaattaggaAATAATGTGAACATTTTTGGAAACTTTTGATTAATTAGGAAAAGGTACAAAGTGTTTCTGAAGGAGTTAAGTTTTAACCAATTTTGAAGATGAAACATTTCTTAAACATAAAAATGCACTCTCATGGAGTTTTTGTACAACATAGAGTGTTCCTATTGTCCTTTAGTTTGATTCTTATTGTACTTGTTACAAGATGTGTTGTTTGAATTGATCCTTGAAGCGATAAATACTAGCAATTCAGTCGTTGATGTATCCCAAGTATTATTGGAACTCTCTCTATTTTAGGTGAGTTAGGTGTAAATTTTCCCTCCTCTAAAGTAGATTATATTCAATACGCCTGATGTAGTAAATACACGTGGGTTTACGAATATGTCTAAGTAATTATACGATGTATCGTATAGGTTCGAGTAGTTGTGACAGTAGGTCGGATGCCTCCAAACTGATTTTAATTTAAGTTCAGTGAAGGTTTCCAAAAGTCCCCCCTCAAGGTATTACATGCACCTTATATAGAGGGTTGAAGGGGACACATGTCGGGGTTCGACATGTGAGTCATGTGTAGTGTATGCACTGGGGAGGTCAGAGGCATTGTTGATAGACCCATGTGTGAAGAGATTCCTGACATGTTCATTTCTGATGTGATGAGAGTGTCATTGAATGTACTTGTCTTCTAGTCTTAAGAGGCCTTACAAGCTCGCGACGCCTGGCCCGAGCTCCGGAGTTGGGACCAAGTCTAGGTACGTCGCACGATAGCTAATATTGTAGCTAATGAGATTACGTTTTGGCTCGGGTCTGGTCGAACCTGAATGGCATCGGATGTGGTTTGGAAGTGCGCCTTGCGACATATGGTACACGAACCGAGCAACTATACAACCATACGCCCAAGGTATATTTCTTATCACCCACTGCCTTTTATAGGAGATGGAAGGAGCACATGCCGGTAGCTCGGCATGGCGTGCACGTGGTGTGCATGCACTCATCTCGTCATGCCAAATGTCTTATCCTTTCACTATTTTTGACAAGACTTCCGAGGTGACTCCATAGGCCCTAGATCTCTGTGCGGTGGG
It includes:
- the LOC116032854 gene encoding uncharacterized protein LOC116032854, with the protein product MASQDYMDKMQLRQNYRNLWHTDLMGTIQADTPYCCFALWCGPCVSYLLRKRALYNDMSRYTCCAGYMPCSGRCGESKCPEVCLATEVFLCFGNSVASTRFLLQDEFNIQTTQCDNCIIGFMFCLQQLACIFSIIAMIVGSEEIQEASQLLSCLSDMVYCTVCACMQTQHKVEMDKRDGKFGPQPMSVPPVQQMSRLDQPYPPNVGYPAPAYGQPYAQPPPQAQGYPASGYPPAGYPPAGYPPAGYPPAGYPK